The following proteins come from a genomic window of Coffea arabica cultivar ET-39 chromosome 11c, Coffea Arabica ET-39 HiFi, whole genome shotgun sequence:
- the LOC113716907 gene encoding histidine kinase 3-like isoform X1, translated as MSLLHVIGFGLKVGHLILVLCCWFVSLFSLNWISNGGVMTTKTGLLADGEQLWMKFWEKISGKSFKIHHHYSQYIGPKRVRRNWWKKLLVAWIVVGILVSVSVFWYMSSLATEKRKETIASMCDERARMLQDQFNVSMNHIQAMSILISTFYHSKNPSAIDQMTFARYTERTAFERPLTSGVAYAVRVLHSEREQFEKQQGWTIKRMDSIEQTPVHKDEYSSEVPEPSPVQEEYAPVIFAQDTIAHVISLDMLSGEEDRGNILRARESGKGVLTAPFRLIKSNRLGVILTFAVYKMDLPPDATPDERTQATDGYLGGVFDVESLVEKLLQQLASKQTILVNVYDTTNISHPISMYGSNVSDDGLQHVSALNFGDPFRKHEMRCRFKHKPPWPWLATTTSIGILVIALLVGQIFHATVNRIAKVEDDYHDMMELKKRAEAADIAKSQFLATVSHEIRTPMNGVLGMLHMLMDTDLDVTQQDYVKTAQGSGRALVSLINEVLDQAKIESGKLELEAVRFDLRAILDDVLSLFSGKSQEKGVELAAYVSDKVPEMLIGDARRFQQIITNLMGNSIKFTEKGHVLVTVHLVEEVVDSVKGETESYSDDTLSGLPVADRRQSWRGFRGFSPDGPIAALPSSSIDEINLIVSVEDTGAGIPSEAQSRIFTPFMQVGPSISRTHGGTGIGLSISKCLVQLMKGEIGFVSLPKMGSTFTFTAVFANGSGNSNNPKGQQINNQSNSISSEFHGVRALVVDPRPARVKVSKYHIERLGICVEVVPDLNRAFSSISTKEATIDVVFIEQEVWDNDFNTSTPFVERLRGTDISVAPKLFLLSNSLSSTRSTVPASGIPASSVVMKPIRASMLAASLQRLMGVGSRGNSCNIELPLSLGDLLRGRRILVVDDNKVNLKVAECFLKKYGADVVRSDGGEEAVSLLEPPHKFDACFMDIQMPKMDGFKATKLIRSIESKVTSQIEQGELSVEAFDNVSSWHVPILAMTADVIQATNEECTKCGMDGYVSKPFDPERLYREVSRFF; from the exons ATGAGTCTACTCCATGttattggatttggattgaagGTGGGGCATCTAATTCTGGTGCTATGTTGCTGGTTTGTGTCTTTGTTTTCCCTGAATTGGATAAGTAATGGTGGAGTGATGACCACAAAGACTGGTTTGCTTGCTGATGGAGAGCAGCTATGGATGAAATTTTGGGAGAAGATCTCAGGTAAGAGTTTCAAGATCCATCATCACTACTCCCAGTACATTGGGCCCAAGAGAGTGAGAAGAAACTGGTGGAAGAAGCTTTTGGTAGCATGGATAGTTGTTGGGATTCTAGTTTCTGTTTCGGTCTTCTGGTACATGAGCTCCTTAGCTACGGAGAAGAGGAAAGAGACCATTGCAAGCATGTGCGATGAGAGAGCTAGGATGCTGCAGGATCAGTTCAACGTTAGCATGAATCATATCCAGGCTATGTCTATTTTAATTTCAACCTTCTACCACAGCAAGAATCCCTCGGCAATTGATCAG ATGACATTTGCAAGGTACACAGAGCGAACAGCCTTTGAGAGACCTCTTACCAGCGGAGTGGCATATGCTGTAAGGGTGCTTCATTCTGAAAGAGAGCAGTTTGAgaaacaacaaggctggactATTAAGAGAATGGATAGTATTGAGCAGACACCAGTTCATAAAGATGAGTATAGTTCAGAAGTCCCAGAGCCATCGCCAGTTCAGGAGGAATATGCTCCGGTCATCTTTGCTCAGGATACTATTGCCCATGTAATTTCTCTTGATATGCTCTCTGGAGAG GAAGATCGTGGGAATATCTTGCGTGCAAGAGAATCTGGAAAAGGTGTACTTACTGCTCCTTTCAGGCTAATCAAATCAAACCGCTTAGGTGTAATATTGACTTTTGCTGTGTACAAGATGGATCTACCCCCTGATGCAACCCCAGATGAGAGAACACAAGCAACTGATGG GTACCTAGGTGGTGTCTTTGACGTTGAGTCTCTGGTAGAGAAGCTACTTCAACAGCTTGCAAGCAAGCAAACTATCCTGGTAAATGTCTATGACACTACAAATATATCCCATCCTATCAGCATGTACGGTTCAAATGTATCCGATGATGGGCTGCAGCATGTTAGTGCCCTCAACTTTGGTGATCCATTCCGCAAGCATGAGATGCGATGCCG CTTCAAACACAAACCACCTTGGCCATGGCTTGCAACAACAACCTCAATTGGCATACTTGTGATTGCATTGCTAGTGGGACAAATATTCCATGCCACAGTAAATCGAATAGCCAAAGTTGAGGATGATTATCATGATATGATGGAGCTCAAAAAGCGTGCTGAGGCGGCTGACATTGCAAAATCACAG TTTCTTGCCACCGTTTCTCATGAGATCAGGACTCCCATGAATGGTGTTCTAG GGATGTTGCATATGCTTATGGACACAGATCTAGATGTAACTCAACAAGATTATGTCAAAACTGCACAGGGAAGTGGTAGAGCTTTAGTTTCTCTTATTAATGAGGTTCTAGACCAGGCGAAGATTGAATCTGGTAAACTCGAGCTTGAGGCAGTGCGCTTTGACCTGAGAGCTATTCTGGATGATGTTTTGTCACTGTTTTCAGGAAAATCACAGGAAAAAGGTGTCGAG TTGGCTGCCTACGTTTCTGATAAGGTCCCTGAAATGCTAATTGGTGATGCTCGGAGATTTCAACAGATAATTACGAATCTGATGGGTAACTCGATCAAA TTCACGGAAAAAGGACACGTACTTGTGACTGTCCATCTTGTTGAAGAAGTGGTGGATTCTGTTAAAGGTGAAACAGAATCATATTCAGATGACACATTGAGTGGGTTGCCTGTAGCTGACAGACGACAGAGTTGGAGAGGATTTAGAGGTTTCAGCCCAGACGGACCTATTGCAGCATTACCGTCCTCCTCAATTGACGAAATCAATCTAATTGTATCAGTGGAGGACACAGGTGCAGGTATTCCTTCAGAAGCTCAGTCTCGTATATTCACCCCCTTCATGCAGGTGGGTCCCTCAATTTCCAGAACACATGGAGGCACTGGCATAGGATTAAGCATAAGCAAGTGTTTGGTCCAGCTCATGAAAGGCGAAATAGGGTTTGTAAGTTTGCCAAAGATGGGATCCACTTTCACTTTTACAGCTGTTTTTGCCAATGGTTCCGGTAATTCAAATAACCCGAAGGGCCAACAAATCAACAATCAATCCAACTCTATTTCTTCGGAGTTCCACGGCGTGAGAGCGCTAGTTGTTGATCCAAGACCTGCACGGGTCAAAGTGTCAAAATATCACATTGAGCGCCTTGGGATCTGTGTTGAAGTAGTTCCTGATTTGAACCGTGCATTTTCTAGTATTAGCACCAAGGAGGCTACCATAGATGTTGTTTTCATTGAACAGGAAGTTTGGGATAATGATTTTAATACGTCTACTCCGTTCGTCGAGAGATTAAGAGGGACTGACATTAGTGTTGCACCAAAACTGTTTCTTTTATCTAATTCTTTAAGTTCTACCCGATCGACTGTTCCAGCTTCTGGTATTCCTGCTTCATCCGTTGTCATGAAGCCAATAAGGGCAAGTATGCTTGCTGCATCCCTGCAGCGTTTAATGGGCGTTGGTAGTAGGGGAAATTCGTGCAATATAGAGCTTCCTCTGAGTCTTGGAGATCTGCTTCGGGGAAGAAGAATTCTTGTGGTAGATGATAATAAAGTGAATCTAAAAGTAGCAGAATGTTTCTTGAAAAAGTATGGTGCTGATGTGGTCCGTTCAGATGGCGGGGAagaagcagtctcactcttggAGCCTCCCCATAAGTTTGATGCCTGTTTCATGGATATTCAAATGCCAAAGATGGATGG GTTTAAAGCTACAAAGCTTATCCGCAGCATTGAATCTAAAGTAACTTCTCAAATCGAACAAGGGGAGTTGTCCGTTGAAGCTTTTGACAATGTTTCAAGCTGGCATGTGCCCATTTTGGCCATGACAGCTGATGTGATCCAGGCTACAAATGAAGAATGCACAAAATGTGGAATGGATGGCTATGTATCGAAACCATTTGATCCTGAGCGGCTTTATCGTGAAGTATCACGCTTTTTTTAG
- the LOC113716907 gene encoding histidine kinase 3-like isoform X2, translating to MDSIEQTPVHKDEYSSEVPEPSPVQEEYAPVIFAQDTIAHVISLDMLSGEEDRGNILRARESGKGVLTAPFRLIKSNRLGVILTFAVYKMDLPPDATPDERTQATDGYLGGVFDVESLVEKLLQQLASKQTILVNVYDTTNISHPISMYGSNVSDDGLQHVSALNFGDPFRKHEMRCRFKHKPPWPWLATTTSIGILVIALLVGQIFHATVNRIAKVEDDYHDMMELKKRAEAADIAKSQFLATVSHEIRTPMNGVLGMLHMLMDTDLDVTQQDYVKTAQGSGRALVSLINEVLDQAKIESGKLELEAVRFDLRAILDDVLSLFSGKSQEKGVELAAYVSDKVPEMLIGDARRFQQIITNLMGNSIKFTEKGHVLVTVHLVEEVVDSVKGETESYSDDTLSGLPVADRRQSWRGFRGFSPDGPIAALPSSSIDEINLIVSVEDTGAGIPSEAQSRIFTPFMQVGPSISRTHGGTGIGLSISKCLVQLMKGEIGFVSLPKMGSTFTFTAVFANGSGNSNNPKGQQINNQSNSISSEFHGVRALVVDPRPARVKVSKYHIERLGICVEVVPDLNRAFSSISTKEATIDVVFIEQEVWDNDFNTSTPFVERLRGTDISVAPKLFLLSNSLSSTRSTVPASGIPASSVVMKPIRASMLAASLQRLMGVGSRGNSCNIELPLSLGDLLRGRRILVVDDNKVNLKVAECFLKKYGADVVRSDGGEEAVSLLEPPHKFDACFMDIQMPKMDGFKATKLIRSIESKVTSQIEQGELSVEAFDNVSSWHVPILAMTADVIQATNEECTKCGMDGYVSKPFDPERLYREVSRFF from the exons ATGGATAGTATTGAGCAGACACCAGTTCATAAAGATGAGTATAGTTCAGAAGTCCCAGAGCCATCGCCAGTTCAGGAGGAATATGCTCCGGTCATCTTTGCTCAGGATACTATTGCCCATGTAATTTCTCTTGATATGCTCTCTGGAGAG GAAGATCGTGGGAATATCTTGCGTGCAAGAGAATCTGGAAAAGGTGTACTTACTGCTCCTTTCAGGCTAATCAAATCAAACCGCTTAGGTGTAATATTGACTTTTGCTGTGTACAAGATGGATCTACCCCCTGATGCAACCCCAGATGAGAGAACACAAGCAACTGATGG GTACCTAGGTGGTGTCTTTGACGTTGAGTCTCTGGTAGAGAAGCTACTTCAACAGCTTGCAAGCAAGCAAACTATCCTGGTAAATGTCTATGACACTACAAATATATCCCATCCTATCAGCATGTACGGTTCAAATGTATCCGATGATGGGCTGCAGCATGTTAGTGCCCTCAACTTTGGTGATCCATTCCGCAAGCATGAGATGCGATGCCG CTTCAAACACAAACCACCTTGGCCATGGCTTGCAACAACAACCTCAATTGGCATACTTGTGATTGCATTGCTAGTGGGACAAATATTCCATGCCACAGTAAATCGAATAGCCAAAGTTGAGGATGATTATCATGATATGATGGAGCTCAAAAAGCGTGCTGAGGCGGCTGACATTGCAAAATCACAG TTTCTTGCCACCGTTTCTCATGAGATCAGGACTCCCATGAATGGTGTTCTAG GGATGTTGCATATGCTTATGGACACAGATCTAGATGTAACTCAACAAGATTATGTCAAAACTGCACAGGGAAGTGGTAGAGCTTTAGTTTCTCTTATTAATGAGGTTCTAGACCAGGCGAAGATTGAATCTGGTAAACTCGAGCTTGAGGCAGTGCGCTTTGACCTGAGAGCTATTCTGGATGATGTTTTGTCACTGTTTTCAGGAAAATCACAGGAAAAAGGTGTCGAG TTGGCTGCCTACGTTTCTGATAAGGTCCCTGAAATGCTAATTGGTGATGCTCGGAGATTTCAACAGATAATTACGAATCTGATGGGTAACTCGATCAAA TTCACGGAAAAAGGACACGTACTTGTGACTGTCCATCTTGTTGAAGAAGTGGTGGATTCTGTTAAAGGTGAAACAGAATCATATTCAGATGACACATTGAGTGGGTTGCCTGTAGCTGACAGACGACAGAGTTGGAGAGGATTTAGAGGTTTCAGCCCAGACGGACCTATTGCAGCATTACCGTCCTCCTCAATTGACGAAATCAATCTAATTGTATCAGTGGAGGACACAGGTGCAGGTATTCCTTCAGAAGCTCAGTCTCGTATATTCACCCCCTTCATGCAGGTGGGTCCCTCAATTTCCAGAACACATGGAGGCACTGGCATAGGATTAAGCATAAGCAAGTGTTTGGTCCAGCTCATGAAAGGCGAAATAGGGTTTGTAAGTTTGCCAAAGATGGGATCCACTTTCACTTTTACAGCTGTTTTTGCCAATGGTTCCGGTAATTCAAATAACCCGAAGGGCCAACAAATCAACAATCAATCCAACTCTATTTCTTCGGAGTTCCACGGCGTGAGAGCGCTAGTTGTTGATCCAAGACCTGCACGGGTCAAAGTGTCAAAATATCACATTGAGCGCCTTGGGATCTGTGTTGAAGTAGTTCCTGATTTGAACCGTGCATTTTCTAGTATTAGCACCAAGGAGGCTACCATAGATGTTGTTTTCATTGAACAGGAAGTTTGGGATAATGATTTTAATACGTCTACTCCGTTCGTCGAGAGATTAAGAGGGACTGACATTAGTGTTGCACCAAAACTGTTTCTTTTATCTAATTCTTTAAGTTCTACCCGATCGACTGTTCCAGCTTCTGGTATTCCTGCTTCATCCGTTGTCATGAAGCCAATAAGGGCAAGTATGCTTGCTGCATCCCTGCAGCGTTTAATGGGCGTTGGTAGTAGGGGAAATTCGTGCAATATAGAGCTTCCTCTGAGTCTTGGAGATCTGCTTCGGGGAAGAAGAATTCTTGTGGTAGATGATAATAAAGTGAATCTAAAAGTAGCAGAATGTTTCTTGAAAAAGTATGGTGCTGATGTGGTCCGTTCAGATGGCGGGGAagaagcagtctcactcttggAGCCTCCCCATAAGTTTGATGCCTGTTTCATGGATATTCAAATGCCAAAGATGGATGG GTTTAAAGCTACAAAGCTTATCCGCAGCATTGAATCTAAAGTAACTTCTCAAATCGAACAAGGGGAGTTGTCCGTTGAAGCTTTTGACAATGTTTCAAGCTGGCATGTGCCCATTTTGGCCATGACAGCTGATGTGATCCAGGCTACAAATGAAGAATGCACAAAATGTGGAATGGATGGCTATGTATCGAAACCATTTGATCCTGAGCGGCTTTATCGTGAAGTATCACGCTTTTTTTAG
- the LOC140016622 gene encoding uncharacterized protein, producing the protein MESARVGWLDELPTILWAYRTTPQTATQETPFALTYVAKAVIPAEIGVPSDRVHNFITRDNEDELRLNLDLLEGRREEAAIRMAKYRGQIARHYNARVRPLSFKPGDLVLRKNSVSRLQGTDKLDPNWEGPYVVKEADRGGYCKLAHLSGEEVPRTWHNSNLRIFR; encoded by the coding sequence ATGGAGTCCGCCCGAGTTGGATGGCTGGACGAGCTGCCTACCATACTGTGGGCTTATCGAACCACTCCCCAAACTGCCACCCAAGAGACTCCTTTCGCTCTAACCTACGTAGCAAAGGCTGTGATCCCTGCGGAGATAGGTGTTCCTTCGGATAGGGTTCACAATTTCATAACTCGGGACAATGAGGACGAACTACGTCTTAACTTGGATCTGTTGGaaggaaggagagaagaggcGGCTATACGCATGGCTAAGTACAGAGGACAGATCGCGCGACACTACAATGCTAGGGTGAGGCCTTTATCCTTCAAGCCAGGGGACCTGGTCTTACGGAAGAATAGCGTGAGTCGGCTTCAGGGCACGGACAAGCTGGACCCGAATTGGGAGGGTCCCTATGTGGTGAAAGAGGCAGATCGGGGTGGGTACTGCAAGTTAGCCCACCTCAGCGGGGAAGAGGTCCCGCGAACTTGGCATAATTCCAACTTGAGGATTTTTCGTTAA